In Polaribacter sp. L3A8, a genomic segment contains:
- the efp gene encoding elongation factor P, translated as MATTSDIRNGLCIRYNNDIYKIIEFLHVKPGKGPAFVRTKLKSVTNGKVVDNTFPAGRKIDDVRVETHKFQFLYHDGEFYHFMNEADYTQIRLLEAALDNPGLMKEGEIVTIIINSEDNMPLSVDLPASVILEVTHAEPGVKGNTATNATKPATVETGALVNVPLFINEGDKIKVETTKGTYQERIKE; from the coding sequence ATGGCAACAACATCAGATATTAGAAATGGATTGTGTATTAGATACAATAACGATATATACAAAATAATAGAATTTTTACACGTAAAACCAGGTAAAGGGCCTGCTTTTGTAAGAACAAAATTAAAAAGTGTTACCAATGGTAAAGTAGTAGATAATACGTTTCCTGCAGGAAGAAAAATTGATGATGTAAGAGTAGAAACACATAAGTTTCAGTTTTTATATCACGATGGAGAGTTTTATCATTTTATGAACGAAGCAGATTATACTCAAATTCGTTTGTTAGAAGCTGCTTTAGACAATCCTGGATTAATGAAAGAAGGAGAAATAGTAACTATTATCATCAATTCTGAAGATAATATGCCACTTTCTGTAGATTTACCAGCAAGTGTAATTTTAGAAGTTACGCATGCAGAACCTGGAGTTAAAGGTAATACAGCTACAAATGCAACAAAACCTGCAACTGTAGAAACAGGAGCGCTAGTTAATGTGCCTTTATTTATAAATGAAGGAGATAAAATTAAAGTAGAAACAACCAAAGGTACTTATCAAGAACGTATTAAAGAATAG
- a CDS encoding UDP-3-O-(3-hydroxymyristoyl)glucosamine N-acyltransferase, translating into MKFKKPQTLQEIASLINVNYIGDANFEISGINEIHVVTKGDIVFVDHPKYYEKALNSAATTILINKEVACPEGKALLISDDPFRDFNKITKYFNPFIASKVSISDSAVIGANTIIQPNVFVGNHVTIGQNCVIHPNVTIYDHSVIGNNVTIHANTVLGADAFYYKNRPEGFDKLISGGRVVLEDDVDLGASCTIDKGVTGDTTIGKGTKIDNQVHVGHDTKIGKKCLIASQTGIAGCVIIEDEVTIWGQVGTNSGITIGKGAVILGQTGVTKSVAGGKSYFGTPVSESREKLKEMAEIKRFLKERKNS; encoded by the coding sequence ATGAAATTCAAAAAACCACAAACTCTACAAGAAATTGCATCATTAATTAATGTAAATTATATAGGTGATGCAAATTTTGAAATTTCAGGAATTAATGAAATTCATGTTGTAACCAAGGGAGATATCGTTTTTGTAGATCATCCAAAGTATTATGAAAAAGCATTAAATTCTGCAGCAACTACTATTTTAATTAATAAAGAAGTAGCGTGTCCAGAAGGAAAAGCTTTGTTAATTTCAGACGATCCATTTCGTGATTTTAATAAAATAACAAAGTATTTTAATCCTTTTATAGCTTCTAAAGTTAGTATTTCGGATTCTGCGGTTATTGGTGCAAATACAATTATTCAGCCAAATGTTTTTGTTGGTAACCATGTAACTATTGGTCAAAATTGTGTAATTCATCCTAATGTTACTATTTATGATCATTCTGTTATTGGTAATAACGTAACTATTCATGCAAATACCGTTTTAGGTGCAGATGCATTTTATTATAAAAACAGACCAGAAGGATTTGATAAATTAATTTCTGGAGGAAGAGTTGTTTTAGAAGACGATGTAGATTTAGGAGCATCTTGCACAATAGATAAAGGTGTTACTGGTGATACAACAATTGGAAAAGGTACCAAAATTGATAATCAGGTTCATGTTGGGCATGATACTAAAATTGGAAAAAAATGTTTAATAGCATCACAAACCGGTATTGCTGGTTGTGTAATTATTGAAGATGAAGTAACCATTTGGGGACAAGTAGGTACAAATAGCGGAATTACAATAGGCAAAGGAGCTGTAATTCTAGGGCAAACAGGAGTTACAAAGTCTGTTGCAGGAGGAAAAAGTTATTTTGGAACACCGGTTTCAGAGTCAAGAGAAAAATTAAAAGAAATGGCAGAAATAAAACGTTTTTTAAAAGAGAGAAAGAATTCTTAA
- the sucD gene encoding succinate--CoA ligase subunit alpha, whose amino-acid sequence MSVLVNKNSKIIVQGFTGSEGTFHAGQMIDYGTNVVGGVTPGKGGQVHLDKPVFNTVKESVEQVGADTSIIFVPPAFAADAIMEAADAGIKVIICITEGIPTADMVKVKAYIDNRDCRLVGPNCPGVITPDEAKVGIMPGFIFKKGRVGIVSKSGTLTYEAADQVVKQGYGITTAIGIGGDPIIGTTTKEAVELLMNDPETEAIVMIGEIGGNLEAEAAQWIKADGNRKPVVGFIAGQTAPAGRTMGHAGAIVGGADDTAQAKMKILAENGIHVVSSPAKIGEMIAKVLK is encoded by the coding sequence ATGAGTGTTTTAGTAAATAAAAATTCAAAGATTATTGTTCAAGGTTTTACAGGTAGTGAAGGTACTTTTCACGCTGGTCAAATGATTGATTATGGAACGAATGTTGTTGGAGGTGTAACTCCAGGTAAAGGAGGGCAAGTACATTTAGATAAACCTGTTTTTAATACAGTAAAAGAATCTGTAGAACAAGTAGGAGCTGATACTTCAATAATTTTTGTACCACCAGCTTTTGCTGCAGATGCAATTATGGAAGCTGCAGACGCAGGTATTAAAGTAATTATTTGTATTACGGAAGGAATTCCTACTGCAGATATGGTAAAAGTAAAAGCATATATAGACAACAGAGATTGTAGATTAGTTGGTCCTAACTGTCCAGGTGTAATTACTCCAGATGAAGCTAAAGTTGGTATTATGCCAGGTTTTATTTTCAAAAAAGGTAGAGTAGGTATTGTATCTAAATCTGGTACGTTAACTTATGAAGCAGCAGACCAAGTAGTAAAACAAGGTTACGGAATTACAACAGCAATTGGTATTGGTGGAGATCCAATTATTGGAACGACTACTAAAGAAGCAGTTGAGTTGTTAATGAATGACCCAGAAACAGAAGCAATTGTTATGATTGGTGAAATTGGTGGTAATTTAGAAGCAGAAGCTGCACAATGGATTAAAGCTGATGGAAATAGAAAACCAGTTGTTGGTTTTATCGCAGGTCAAACTGCACCAGCAGGAAGAACAATGGGGCATGCAGGTGCTATTGTTGGTGGCGCTGATGATACAGCACAAGCAAAAATGAAAATTTTAGCAGAAAACGGAATTCACGTTGTGAGTTCTCCAGCTAAAATTGGTGAAATGATTGCAAAAGTATTAAAGTAA
- a CDS encoding M16 family metallopeptidase, with amino-acid sequence MKKIKLLCISFLLVAAASCKTETKKSYGVASQKDANGLSYETVENDPTGLRLYTLENGLKVYLSQNSDEPKIQTYIAVRAGSNYDPKESTGLAHYLEHMVFKGTHKIGTADWEKEKVFLDTISNLYEQHRAEKDADKKLALYKEIDRVSLEASNYSIANEYDKMTASLGATGTNAYTWFEQTVYTNKIPANELDKWVDLEAERFGTLVLRLFHTELEAVFEEFNRGQDNDFRKRYAAMLDGLFPNHPYGQQTTIGKAEHLKNPSMVDIQNYFNKYYVPNNMAVILVGDFEFEPTIKKINATFGKFERKELTHPTLAKETKITAPIVNEVFGPTSESISIAFRSEGINSEEEKMVTLCDMIMSNGNAGIIDLNLNQKQLVQRAGCSPTFLNDYGYHSFTGSPKTGQTLDEVKDLLLAQIEKLKKGEFEDWMIEAVVNDLKLSQTKEYENNSTLADTYVNAFIYQQDWSKRVQFLDDLKKISKEQLTVFAKKFYQDNYVVTYKRNGEDKNIVKVANPGITPVHLNRDKSSVYLTAFNKVESKPLQPKYVDYKTAIKETKTANGIKVSYVLNDKNDLFDMNIIFDMGSDNDKKLTLAAGYLEYIGTDKYTNEALKKEFYKLGISYYVNTSNDKTYVGLNGLKENLPKGLELLEDLWDNAKADKDAYNKYVEKIYKGRQDGKTQKGNILWNGLMNYGKYGENSSLRDIMQIDELKAIDPEELVALVKDMKNYKQRIFYYGKDVEAAVAALNTNHKIYGELKEYPVAKEYKETETGGNVFFTDYDMVQTELMFLAKGAPFKPENMAASTLFNTYFGSGLSSIVFQEIRESKSLAYSAFAAYSNASKKGDANYVMAYVGTQANKLEQAVDAMMELMNDMPEAEKQFNAAKEATLKKLAAQRITKSSIFWSFERLQKLGIDNDNREEMYNAIKGMTIGDLKAFFNKNIKGESYNVMVIGNKKDLNVESLQKLGKIKELDIDYLFNYVDKKEVKQ; translated from the coding sequence ATGAAAAAGATTAAATTGTTATGTATTAGCTTTTTGTTAGTTGCAGCCGCGAGTTGTAAAACAGAAACAAAAAAGAGTTACGGAGTAGCATCACAAAAGGATGCCAACGGGTTATCCTACGAAACGGTAGAAAATGATCCGACAGGTTTACGCTTGTACACTTTAGAAAATGGATTAAAAGTCTATTTAAGTCAGAATTCTGATGAACCTAAAATTCAAACTTACATTGCAGTAAGAGCAGGTTCTAATTACGATCCTAAAGAATCTACAGGTTTGGCTCACTATTTAGAGCACATGGTGTTTAAAGGAACACACAAAATAGGAACTGCAGATTGGGAAAAAGAAAAAGTATTTTTAGATACAATTTCTAATTTGTATGAGCAACACAGAGCAGAAAAAGACGCTGACAAAAAATTAGCGCTCTATAAAGAAATTGATAGAGTTTCTTTAGAAGCCTCTAACTATTCAATTGCTAACGAATATGATAAAATGACTGCCTCTTTAGGGGCTACAGGTACCAATGCATATACTTGGTTTGAGCAAACTGTGTATACCAATAAAATACCAGCCAACGAATTAGATAAATGGGTAGATTTAGAAGCTGAGCGTTTTGGTACTTTAGTGTTGCGTTTATTTCATACAGAATTAGAAGCTGTTTTTGAAGAGTTTAACCGCGGACAAGACAATGATTTTAGAAAACGTTATGCAGCAATGTTAGATGGTTTGTTTCCGAATCATCCATACGGACAACAAACAACAATTGGTAAAGCAGAGCATTTAAAAAATCCATCTATGGTAGATATTCAAAACTACTTTAATAAATATTATGTGCCCAATAATATGGCTGTAATTTTAGTTGGAGATTTTGAATTTGAACCAACCATTAAAAAAATAAATGCCACTTTTGGTAAATTTGAGAGAAAAGAATTAACGCACCCAACTTTAGCAAAAGAAACTAAAATTACAGCACCAATTGTAAATGAAGTTTTCGGGCCAACATCAGAATCTATTTCTATAGCATTTAGATCTGAAGGAATTAATAGCGAAGAAGAAAAAATGGTAACGCTGTGCGATATGATTATGTCTAATGGAAATGCAGGTATTATCGATTTAAATTTAAATCAGAAACAATTGGTGCAAAGAGCAGGTTGTTCTCCTACTTTTTTAAATGATTATGGTTATCACTCATTTACAGGATCTCCAAAAACAGGTCAAACTTTAGATGAAGTTAAAGATTTATTATTAGCTCAAATAGAAAAATTAAAAAAAGGTGAGTTTGAAGACTGGATGATTGAAGCAGTTGTTAATGACTTAAAATTAAGTCAGACAAAAGAGTATGAAAACAATTCTACTTTAGCAGATACTTATGTAAATGCTTTCATTTATCAACAAGATTGGTCTAAAAGAGTTCAGTTTTTAGATGATTTAAAGAAAATATCAAAAGAACAATTAACTGTATTTGCTAAGAAATTTTATCAAGATAATTACGTAGTAACCTATAAAAGAAATGGAGAAGATAAAAATATTGTAAAAGTAGCAAACCCAGGTATTACGCCAGTTCATTTAAATAGAGATAAAAGCTCTGTATATTTAACAGCTTTTAATAAAGTTGAGTCGAAACCTTTACAACCTAAATATGTAGATTATAAAACAGCAATTAAAGAAACAAAAACAGCAAACGGAATTAAAGTTTCTTATGTTTTAAATGATAAAAATGATTTGTTTGATATGAATATCATTTTTGATATGGGAAGTGATAATGACAAAAAATTAACTTTAGCTGCTGGATATTTAGAATATATTGGTACAGATAAATATACCAATGAAGCGCTTAAAAAAGAGTTTTACAAATTAGGGATTTCTTATTATGTAAACACCTCAAATGATAAAACATATGTTGGCTTAAATGGATTGAAAGAAAATTTACCAAAAGGGTTAGAGTTATTAGAAGATCTTTGGGATAACGCTAAAGCGGATAAAGATGCTTATAATAAATATGTAGAAAAAATTTACAAAGGGCGTCAGGATGGAAAAACTCAAAAAGGAAATATTCTTTGGAATGGTTTGATGAATTATGGTAAATACGGAGAAAATTCTTCATTAAGAGACATCATGCAAATTGACGAATTAAAAGCAATCGATCCAGAAGAATTAGTGGCACTTGTAAAAGATATGAAAAACTACAAGCAGCGTATTTTTTATTATGGTAAAGATGTAGAAGCAGCTGTTGCCGCATTAAATACAAATCATAAAATATATGGAGAATTAAAAGAATATCCGGTAGCTAAAGAATATAAAGAAACTGAAACAGGTGGAAATGTATTTTTTACAGATTATGATATGGTACAAACCGAATTGATGTTTTTAGCAAAAGGCGCTCCTTTTAAGCCAGAAAACATGGCAGCATCAACGTTGTTTAATACATATTTTGGTAGTGGATTATCATCAATTGTATTTCAAGAGATAAGAGAATCTAAATCTTTGGCATATTCTGCTTTTGCCGCTTATAGCAATGCATCTAAAAAAGGAGATGCCAATTATGTAATGGCTTATGTGGGTACACAAGCTAATAAATTAGAGCAAGCTGTAGATGCTATGATGGAATTGATGAATGATATGCCAGAAGCAGAAAAACAATTTAATGCAGCAAAAGAAGCAACCTTAAAAAAATTAGCAGCTCAAAGAATTACTAAATCTAGTATTTTCTGGTCTTTTGAAAGATTACAAAAATTAGGTATTGATAACGATAATAGAGAAGAAATGTACAACGCTATAAAAGGGATGACTATAGGTGATTTAAAAGCATTCTTTAATAAAAACATTAAAGGAGAATCTTATAATGTTATGGTGATTGGTAATAAGAAAGATTTAAATGTTGAATCTCTACAAAAACTAGGGAAAATAAAGGAATTAGATATCGATTATCTATTTAACTACGTAGATAAAAAGGAAGTAAAACAATAG
- the fabG gene encoding 3-oxoacyl-[acyl-carrier-protein] reductase, giving the protein MKLLENKSAIITGATRGIGRGIAIEFAKQGANVAFTYSSSVDAANALEEELKAFGVSAKGYQSNAADFDAAQELAKEVLKEFGAIDILVNNAGITKDNLLMRISEDDFDKVIEVNLKSVFNLTKAVIRPMMKQRKGSIINMSSVVGIKGNAGQTNYAASKAGIVGFSKSVALELGSRNIRSNVVAPGFIETEMTEKLDEATVQSWRDGIPLKRGGQPIDIANACVFLASDMSAYITGQTLSVDGGMN; this is encoded by the coding sequence ATGAAATTATTAGAAAATAAATCAGCAATTATTACTGGTGCTACAAGAGGAATTGGTCGTGGAATTGCTATTGAATTTGCCAAACAAGGTGCAAATGTGGCTTTTACTTACAGTTCTTCTGTTGATGCTGCAAACGCTTTAGAAGAAGAATTAAAAGCTTTTGGAGTTTCTGCAAAAGGATATCAATCTAATGCAGCAGATTTTGATGCTGCTCAAGAATTAGCAAAAGAAGTTTTAAAAGAATTTGGAGCTATTGATATTTTAGTAAATAATGCAGGTATTACAAAAGATAATTTGTTAATGCGTATTTCTGAAGACGATTTTGATAAAGTAATAGAAGTAAATTTAAAGTCTGTATTTAATTTAACCAAAGCAGTTATTCGTCCGATGATGAAACAACGTAAAGGGTCTATTATTAATATGAGTTCTGTTGTAGGTATTAAAGGAAATGCTGGTCAAACTAATTATGCAGCTTCTAAAGCTGGTATTGTTGGGTTTTCTAAATCGGTTGCATTAGAGTTAGGTTCTAGAAATATTAGAAGTAACGTTGTTGCTCCTGGTTTTATAGAAACAGAAATGACAGAAAAATTAGATGAAGCAACTGTACAAAGTTGGAGAGACGGAATTCCTTTAAAAAGGGGAGGACAACCAATAGATATTGCGAATGCTTGTGTGTTTTTAGCTTCTGATATGAGTGCTTATATAACTGGGCAAACATTGTCTGTAGATGGTGGAATGAATTAA
- a CDS encoding NUDIX hydrolase, translated as MEIKKIPNLSVDCVVFGYDTDAKSLNVLLIKRYLESKTEKKVLVDDYVLTGYHVFESETLDTAASRVLKELTGLTNLYKKQFKAFGNPNRLMDEKDLLWIENEKFNLRTITIAYYFLLKTEDVSLTDNKYQAKWFSINDLPELGFDHQQIIEEAYEDLKIKCLQEPIIFELLPDKFTINEVQDLYQSILAIEIDNRNFRRKLINKKYIVPLDEKQVGVSKKPAQLYMFSKDIYDKMFQKNYLINI; from the coding sequence ATGGAAATTAAGAAGATCCCCAATTTATCGGTAGATTGTGTTGTTTTTGGTTACGATACAGACGCAAAATCGTTAAATGTATTATTGATAAAACGTTATTTAGAATCTAAAACCGAAAAGAAAGTACTTGTTGATGATTACGTATTAACAGGATATCATGTATTTGAAAGTGAAACATTAGATACTGCTGCTTCTAGAGTTTTAAAAGAACTAACAGGATTAACAAACCTCTATAAAAAACAATTTAAGGCTTTTGGAAACCCTAACAGGTTGATGGATGAAAAAGATTTGCTTTGGATTGAAAATGAAAAATTCAATTTAAGAACAATTACCATTGCTTACTATTTTTTATTAAAAACCGAAGACGTTTCCCTTACCGATAATAAATACCAAGCAAAATGGTTTTCTATTAATGATTTACCAGAATTAGGTTTCGATCATCAACAAATTATAGAAGAAGCTTATGAAGATTTAAAAATAAAATGTTTGCAAGAACCTATTATTTTTGAATTATTACCAGATAAGTTTACCATTAATGAAGTGCAAGACTTATACCAATCTATTTTGGCTATAGAAATTGATAATAGAAACTTTAGAAGAAAGTTAATTAATAAAAAATACATTGTTCCTTTAGATGAAAAACAAGTTGGAGTATCAAAAAAACCAGCTCAATTATACATGTTTAGTAAAGATATTTATGATAAAATGTTTCAGAAAAATTATTTAATCAATATTTAA
- a CDS encoding substrate-binding domain-containing protein — translation MKTKKNILKEILTPIIALVLMFTFSSCLDQESTTSANVNSSDASGEIYESAINLTGKKIGYCTPSLNAPYYQALFQSIKATTEKNGMIFLSADGQDDINKQVAAVEDLITKGVDALLLNPKDPDALVGVTKLAKAAGIPVFIIDSSINPSADYVTTIQSNNLANGELAGEWLVKKMGKTKMNIALLSGNAGNPVGRTRKQGLLQGITEEQLRTQGKIDLNVKTQAYTDWTYAGGLKAMEDILVAHPDINVVITESDVCVLGAIKAIAQAGKTDDILIVAGADGQKEAIKYIMDTNFYGCTAMNSPVQIGKNAVKCAIQFINGKKDFPKKSYTAPLLITKENAAKYYNPKALF, via the coding sequence ATGAAAACAAAAAAAAATATCTTAAAGGAAATTCTTACACCGATTATTGCATTGGTATTAATGTTTACTTTTTCTAGTTGTTTAGATCAAGAAAGTACTACTTCTGCAAATGTAAATAGTTCTGATGCTTCTGGTGAAATCTATGAAAGTGCTATAAACTTAACAGGTAAAAAAATTGGCTATTGTACGCCTTCCTTAAATGCACCTTATTACCAAGCGCTGTTTCAAAGCATAAAAGCAACTACAGAAAAAAACGGAATGATTTTTTTATCTGCAGACGGTCAAGATGATATTAATAAACAAGTTGCCGCTGTAGAAGATTTAATAACCAAAGGTGTAGATGCTTTGTTATTAAATCCTAAAGATCCAGATGCTTTGGTTGGTGTAACTAAATTAGCAAAAGCAGCGGGTATACCTGTTTTTATTATTGATAGTTCTATCAATCCTTCTGCCGATTATGTAACTACAATTCAGTCTAATAATTTGGCAAACGGTGAATTAGCAGGTGAGTGGCTTGTTAAAAAAATGGGGAAAACTAAAATGAATATTGCTTTATTAAGTGGTAATGCTGGTAACCCTGTAGGAAGAACTCGTAAACAAGGTTTGTTACAAGGTATTACAGAAGAGCAATTAAGAACCCAAGGTAAAATTGATTTAAATGTAAAAACGCAAGCTTATACAGATTGGACCTATGCTGGAGGATTAAAAGCAATGGAAGATATTTTAGTAGCACATCCAGATATTAATGTAGTAATTACAGAGTCTGATGTTTGTGTGCTAGGTGCTATTAAAGCGATTGCACAAGCAGGTAAAACAGATGATATTTTAATTGTTGCTGGAGCTGACGGACAAAAAGAAGCGATTAAATATATTATGGATACCAATTTTTATGGATGTACCGCCATGAATAGCCCTGTTCAAATAGGAAAAAATGCTGTTAAATGTGCCATTCAATTTATCAACGGAAAAAAAGATTTTCCTAAAAAATCATATACAGCACCGCTTTTAATTACAAAAGAAAATGCTGCTAAATATTACAATCCAAAAGCTTTATTTTAA
- a CDS encoding sugar ABC transporter ATP-binding protein has translation MTGISKSFGVVSVLENVNLKVKPGEIHALLGENGAGKSTLVKILSGVHQKDSGKVVLNGEEINPKNTHDGQILGISVVYQELSLVNDLSVAENIYLHKLGASKFWMNWTKITKDAQELIDSLGFEIDASAKVRDLSIVQKQVVEIAKALSEDTKVLVLDEPTTVFDPTDTKKLFENLFKLKAKGISIIYISHHLEEIFKIADSITVLRDGVDTGSMAVADTDTDGVIRLMIGRELKDLYPTRNVVIGKVPVFEVKNLTAKDNLVHDVSFSVRPGEVLGIAGLGGSGRTETAKLIFGADKKKSGTLILNGKEITTKTPVCAVGHQIGFVSEDRKEDGVFLPLSIRRNISVTNFTGISGKLGFINTENEYKNVLGLIEKLNIKAPSSEVDVKNLSGGNQQKVALAKWLSIDSKVIFIDEPTRGVDVGAKIEIYNLINEVAKKGVAVVVISSDMPEIMGISDRILVMHEGTFYGELSKEEFSEENILRYSIGKELKKAI, from the coding sequence ATGACTGGAATTTCCAAAAGTTTTGGTGTTGTTTCTGTCCTAGAAAATGTAAATCTAAAAGTAAAGCCAGGAGAAATCCATGCTTTATTGGGCGAAAACGGTGCGGGAAAATCTACTTTGGTTAAAATTCTTAGTGGAGTACATCAAAAAGATAGTGGTAAGGTTGTCTTAAATGGAGAAGAAATCAACCCGAAAAACACGCACGACGGACAAATACTAGGAATTAGTGTGGTGTATCAAGAGTTGTCTTTAGTAAACGATTTATCGGTTGCAGAAAATATTTATTTACACAAGTTAGGTGCAAGTAAATTTTGGATGAATTGGACAAAAATAACAAAAGATGCACAAGAATTAATAGATTCTTTAGGTTTCGAAATTGATGCTTCTGCAAAGGTTAGAGACTTAAGTATTGTGCAAAAACAAGTAGTAGAAATTGCAAAAGCTTTATCCGAAGATACTAAAGTACTAGTGTTAGATGAGCCTACTACAGTTTTTGATCCTACAGATACTAAGAAGTTATTTGAAAACCTTTTTAAACTAAAAGCAAAAGGAATTTCAATTATTTATATCTCACATCATTTAGAAGAAATTTTTAAAATAGCAGATTCAATTACGGTATTAAGAGATGGAGTAGATACCGGAAGTATGGCGGTAGCCGATACAGATACAGATGGTGTAATACGATTAATGATTGGTCGTGAATTAAAAGATTTATATCCTACAAGAAATGTTGTAATTGGAAAAGTGCCTGTTTTTGAAGTTAAAAATTTAACGGCAAAGGATAATTTGGTGCATGATGTATCTTTTTCGGTAAGACCGGGAGAAGTGTTAGGAATTGCAGGTTTAGGAGGAAGTGGAAGAACGGAAACAGCGAAACTTATTTTTGGTGCTGACAAGAAGAAATCGGGAACTTTAATTTTAAACGGAAAAGAAATAACCACCAAAACTCCTGTTTGCGCAGTTGGTCATCAAATTGGTTTTGTATCCGAAGATAGAAAAGAAGATGGTGTGTTTTTACCACTATCTATTAGAAGAAATATAAGTGTTACTAATTTTACAGGTATTTCTGGCAAATTAGGTTTTATCAATACAGAAAACGAATATAAAAATGTTTTAGGTTTAATTGAAAAGTTAAATATTAAAGCACCTAGTTCTGAGGTTGATGTTAAAAATCTAAGTGGTGGAAATCAGCAAAAAGTAGCTTTAGCAAAATGGTTAAGTATAGATAGTAAAGTAATATTTATTGATGAACCTACACGTGGAGTAGATGTTGGTGCAAAAATTGAGATTTATAACCTTATAAATGAAGTTGCTAAAAAAGGTGTTGCAGTAGTGGTTATCTCTTCTGATATGCCAGAAATAATGGGGATTTCAGACCGTATTTTGGTGATGCATGAAGGTACATTTTACGGCGAATTATCTAAGGAAGAGTTTTCTGAAGAAAACATTCTACGTTACTCAATAGGGAAAGAATTAAAAAAAGCAATTTAA
- a CDS encoding ABC transporter permease, whose product MAFTLKQQLSSPGGFLKFLVKYNTIFIFILLVVFSAFISDVFFTSVNLSNLLKQVSSIGIISIGMLLVILTGGIDLSVGSMVALLAVVFAILVNTVVLPAAIVLTIALGFGLGSVSGYLVAYQKMAPFVATLALMTIARGLGFIYSKGSPITFRTSGGEFMSNFANNSTLGIPNIAIVFFLIVIFAMVMLRYNVFGRLIIAIGSNEEASRLSGIKVNKYKFLVYAISGALAATAAVVVASRTNLGSPNMGMAWELDAIAAVVIGGASLNGGKGTAINTLMGVLILGLIGNILNLLNVPSYPQQVVKGAIIIFAVLLQRFESK is encoded by the coding sequence ATGGCATTCACATTAAAACAACAATTAAGTAGCCCTGGGGGGTTTCTTAAGTTTCTAGTAAAATACAATACAATATTCATTTTTATATTGTTGGTCGTTTTTTCAGCATTTATTTCTGATGTATTTTTTACTTCTGTAAATCTTTCAAATTTATTAAAACAAGTATCTAGTATTGGTATTATCAGTATTGGTATGTTGTTGGTAATATTAACAGGCGGAATCGATTTATCTGTAGGTTCTATGGTGGCTTTATTAGCTGTCGTTTTTGCAATTTTAGTCAATACGGTTGTATTACCCGCGGCTATTGTATTAACCATTGCTTTAGGTTTTGGTTTAGGTAGTGTCTCTGGATATCTTGTAGCTTACCAAAAAATGGCGCCATTTGTGGCAACTTTAGCTTTAATGACCATTGCAAGAGGTTTAGGGTTTATCTACTCTAAAGGATCACCAATTACGTTTAGAACATCAGGAGGAGAATTTATGTCAAACTTTGCAAATAATTCTACTTTAGGGATTCCTAACATTGCAATTGTGTTCTTTTTAATTGTAATTTTTGCCATGGTAATGCTACGTTACAATGTATTTGGTAGATTAATAATTGCAATTGGAAGTAATGAAGAGGCTTCTCGTTTATCGGGTATAAAAGTAAATAAATACAAGTTTTTAGTCTACGCAATTTCTGGAGCTTTGGCGGCAACTGCTGCTGTTGTTGTGGCTTCTAGAACCAATTTAGGTTCTCCAAATATGGGAATGGCCTGGGAGTTAGATGCCATTGCTGCTGTAGTAATTGGTGGTGCAAGTTTAAATGGAGGAAAAGGAACTGCTATTAACACTTTAATGGGAGTACTTATTTTAGGTTTAATAGGTAATATTTTAAACCTATTAAATGTTCCTTCTTATCCACAACAAGTCGTAAAAGGTGCAATTATCATTTTTGCTGTATTGTTACAACGTTTTGAAAGTAAATAA